The sequence ATGTTGGTCATCGGACTGATGTTCGCTGTGCCCATGCTGGACCGGGCCAAGGACAACATGTACTACGCCGAGAACCCCACCAACTTCCCACACCGTCTGGCTGCCGGCATCGCCTTCCTCACCTTGTTGATCGTGTGGTCGGTGGCGGGCTACAAGGGTGAGCTGGTGGCAAATGGCTACCTGCCTTCCGCCTCGGCCAACGCCATTCTCTGGGGCCTGAGCTTCTTGATTCCGGCCATCACTTACGCCCTGACTCTGGCCTACGTGGCAGGCATCCGCCGCCTGCGCACCGCCGATGAGCGCGAGCAGCAGCGCGCTCTGGCCTACGGTCACGACGACTGAGCTGTATCTTTCCGCAGCATAAAAGAAGGCCGCCCTCCGGGGCGGCTTTTCTCATTTCTGTGACCGGTCAGTGTGGCAACGGGTCCCGTTCGCAGGAGCTACCTCAGTTCCAGCGTCCGCCCCGGCCCGCTTTAAGCTCAGGCTCAGGTGCGGCGTAGAGTTCCTCGGCGCGGCTTAGCTTCTTACGGCCGTACAGACCTTCCAGCACGAACTCGGCTGCACTGGCCTGCAGCTCGGCATCGGTGCCTTCGGCTACGGCACTGGTCAGGTCGGTCAGGTCAGGCACCTCAGCCAGTGAGGTGGCAATGTCCTGGGCCGCGCCGCTCTGGGGAAAGCGGAACACGTTGCCCTGCTCAAACCACTCTTCCAGCCCTGCGGTGCTGAGGCTGGAGAAGCGGCGTCCATACACGGCGCCGGCCGCCTTGCGGATCAGCTCTTTGGCCACGTTCTCCGCGCCTTTCAACTCACCTTCGTACTCCAGCTCCATCTTGCCGGTAATAGCTGGCAGACCAGCATAGATGTCACTGACCCGGACCACCGGCGCCGCACCTGTAACCAGAGACCGGCGTTCAGCGTTGGCGGCGGCCAGCTCCATCAGGCTGATCGGTAAGCGCTGTGAGACCCCGCTCAGCCGGTCAATCCGGCCGTCTTCACGGGCCTGGAAAGCGATTTCCTCAATCAGCTCGGCCACGAAATCCGGGATCTGTACATCCGGCTGCCGGTCGGCTTCCTGCAGGGTGATTTCCATCCCCTGGCGAACATCGCGGGGATAGTGGGTACGAATCTCACTGCCGATTCGGTCTTTCAGCGGGGTCACAATCTTGCCGCGTGCCGTGTAGTCCTCGGGGTTGGCGCTGAACACCAACATGACGTCCAGTTCCAGCCGCACCGGGAAACCTTTGATTTGCACGTCGCCTTCTTGCAAGATGTTGAAGAGAGCCACCTGCACTTTGGGCGAAAGGTCCGCCAGCTCATTGACCGCAAAGATGCCCCGGTTGGCGCGGGGCAGCAGGCCGAAGTGCATGGAGCGGCTGTCGCCCAGGCTGGTGCCTAGACGTGCGGCTTTGATGGGGTCCACATCGCCAATCAGATCGGCCACCGTCACATCGGGGGTGGCCAGTTTTTCTACGTAGCGTTCACTGCGCGGCACCCAGCGTACCGGCAAGGCGCCGCCTTCTTGCTCCACGCGCTCTTTCCCCTCTGCCGTAATGGGATTGAGCGGGTCGTCGGCAAAGTCCATACCTGCAATCACAGGCACATGTTCGTCCAGCAGACTTGTAATAGCCCGCAGAATTCGGCTCTTGGCCTGGCCACGCAGGCCCAGCAGGATAAAGTTCTGCCGCGCCAGCAGGGCGTTAATCAGCTGAGGAATGACCGTCTCCTCGTAACCCACCACGCCCTCGAACAGCCGTTCTCCTGCCCTGAGTTTGCGGGTCAGGTTGCGGCGAACCTCATCCTGCACGGTCAGTGTGCGGCCATCGAAGGGCTGCCTTCCAACGTAGTCAGGTAGGGCAAGCAGTTCTGCAAGAGTCTGCGCATCTGGCTGTGTAGTTGAAGGTGTCATATGGCGCTGAAAGTAGCATGCAGGCTCCCCTCAGATTGTGCCGGCAGCTCGGGAAGAATCTGCGTTGTTAACGGCATTCCCGGTAAGGTTTGTTCCGGGCAGAGCAGAGGGGTTGACACTGTGTGCGGTGGCTTGTATAGTTTCTGAGCCTCGGTTGAGGCGAGCAGCATGACAAACGAAGAGCAATGCGAGAACAAGAGCATTAATCCTGTTTTTTAAACACCGAGTCGCATCTACGGATGCACGAAGTTTTTGAAATCTTGATGGGTCAAGATACTAAGGGCCCACGGTGGATGCCTTGGCACTGGAGCCGATGAAGGACGCGATTACCTGCGAAAAGCCTGGATGAGCCGGAGATAGGCGTTGATCCCAGGATGTCCGAATGGGGAAACCCACCCGCAAGGGTACTCTCCGTATGGAGAGAGGGAACTCAGGGAACTGAAACATCTCAGTACCTGAAGGAGAAGAAAGAGACATCGATTCCGTTAGTAGCGGCGAGCGAACCCGGAAGAGCCCAAACCGGAACGTTTACGTTCCGGGGTTGTAGGACCAGTTTTTAAGATTCAACCCGCTTACCTGAACACCCTGGAAAGGGTGACCACAGAAGGTGATAGTCCTGTAGGGGAAAAGCGAGTTGACTGTACTGGCACCTGAGTAGGTCGTTGTTCGTGAAACGATGACTGAATCCGCGCGGACCACCGCGCAAGGCTAAATACTCCCAGTGACCGATAGCGCATAGTACCGTGAGGGAAAGGTGAAAAGAACCTCGGAAGAGGAGTGAAAGAGAACCTGAAACCGTGGGCTTACAAGCAGTCATGGCTCCTTACGTGAGTTATGGCGTGCCTATTGAAGCATGAGCCGGCGACTTAGACCTGTGTAGCAAGCTTAAGTCAAAAGACGGAGGCGGAGCGAAAGCGAGTCCGAATAGGGCGATTTAGTTATACGGGCTAGACTCGAAACCAGGTGAGCTATGCATGACCAGGTTGAAACCCCCGTGACAGGGGGTGGAGGACCGAACCGGTGCCTGCTGAAACAGTCTCGGATGAGTTGTGTATAGGAGTGAAAAGCTAACCGAACCTGGAGATAGCTAGTTCTCCCCGAAATGTATTTAGGTACAGCCTCGGATGATGACCGTGGCGTGTAGAGCACTGACAAGGCTCGGGGGCCTACCAGCCTACCAACCCTTATCAAACTCCGAAGCGTCACGTGTTTAGTCCGGGAGTGAGGCTGCGTGAGCTAACTTTCGTAGCCGAAAGGGAAACAACCCAGACCGCCAGCTAAGGTCCCCAAATAATCGCTCAGTGGTTAAGGATGTGCCGTTGCATAGACAGCCAGGAGGTTGGCTTAGAAGCAGCCACCCTTTAAAGAGTGCGTAATAGCTCACTGGTCGAGTGACGGTGCGCCGAAAATGATCGGGGCTTAAGCGATTTACCGAAGCTGCGGAATGTTTGCTTTGCAAACATTGGTAGGGGAGCGTTCAGTCCGCTGAGAAGCATGACCGGAAGGACATGTGGAGCCGACTGAAGTGCGGATGCCGGCATGAGTAACGATAAAAGAAGTGAGAATCTTCTTCGCCGTAAGGACAAGGGTTCCTGGGGAAGGGTCGTCCGCCCAGGGAAAGTCGGGACCTAAGGTGAGGCCGAAAGGCGTAATCGATGGACAGCAGGTCAAGATTCCTGCACTACATATGGGAAGTGATGGAGGGACGCATTAGGCTATCCAATGCCGAGCTATGGCTATGCCGGTTGGTATACATAGGCTGTTTGGGTCAGAAAATCTACCAAACATCAGGCTGAGGTATATCGGGAGTCCTTCGGGACGAAGTTGGAAACGCCAGGGTGCCAAGAAAAGCTTCTAAACGTTGAACCATATGTACCCGTACCGTAAACCGACACAGGTGTCCGAGTGTCAATGCACTAAGGCGCGCGAGAGAACCCTCGTTAAGGAACTTTGCAATCTCACCCCGTAACTTCGGAAGAAGGGGTCCCCACTTCGAGTGGGGCGCAGTGAATAGGCCCAGGCGACTGTTTACCAAAATCACAGCACTCTGCAAACACGAACAGTGGACGTATAGGGTGTGACGCCTGCCCGGTGCCGGAAGGTCAAAGGGAGCGGTGCAAGCTGCAAACTGAAGCCCCGGTGAACGGCGGCCGTAACTATAACGGTCCTAAGGTAGCGAAATTCCTTGTCGGGTAAGTTCCGACCTGCACGAAAGGCGTAACGATCTGGGCGCTGTCTCAACGAGGGACTCGGTGAAATTGAATTGGCTGTAAAGATGCGGCCTACCCGTAGCAGGACGAAAAGACCCCGTGGAGCTTTACTATAGTCTGGCATTGGAATTCGGATGATTCTGCGTAGCATAGGTGGGAGTCTGCGAAACTGGCCTCTTGGGGTCGGTGGAGACACCAGTGAAATACCACCCTGAATCATCTGACTTTCTAACCTGCGGTTTGCAACCGCAGGGACCGTGCTTGGCGGGTAGTTTGACTGGGGCGGTCGCCTCCTAAAGAGTAACGGAGGCGCCCAAAGGTCACCTCAAGACGGTTGGAAATCGTCTGTAGAGCGCAAAGGTATAAGGTGGCTTGACTGCGAGACTGACAGGTCGAGCAGGCACGAAAGTGGGGCTTAGTGAACCGGTGGTACCGCGTGGAAGGGCCATCGATCAACGGATAAAAGTTACCCCGGGGATAACAGGCTGATCTCCCCCGAGAGTCCATATCGGCGGGGAGGTTTGGCACCTCGATGTCGGCTCGTCGCATCCTGGGGCTGAAGAAGGTCCCAAGGGTTGGGCTGTTCGCCCATTAAAGCGGCACGCGAGCTGGGTTCAGAACGTCGTGAGACAGTTCGGTCTCTATCCGCTACGGGCGCAGGATATTTGAGGGGGGTTGCTCCTAGTACGAGAGGACCGGAGTGAACGAACCGCTGGTCTCCCTGCTGTCGTACCAACGGCACATGCAGGGTAGCTATGTTCGGAAAGGATAACCGCTGAAAGCATCTAAGCGGGAAGCCCACCCCAAGATGAGATATCCCACTGTTTATCAGGTAAGTCTCCCGGAAGACCACCGGGTTGAGAGGCCAGGCGTGCAAGTGCAGCAATGTACTCAGCGGACTGGTGCTCATCAGACGAGGTCTTGACCATCAACATGCCCTTATTCCGTGACTGAGCCTCGCTCAGTCACCGCTCTGACGCTCGCATTGACTCTTCATGTCCGCTGTTTTTTTCCTTACGCTTTTTTGAGCTGTATCCACAACATCGGATACCCCCGTGCCTTTAGCGCCTCGGAACCACCCCACTCCATGCCGAACTGGGTCGTGAAACGTGGCAGCGCCTATGATACTTGGACCGCAGGGTCCTGGAAAAGTCGGTCAGTGCGGGGGTTTTTTCTTTTCATACGCGGGAGTAGCTCAGCTGGTAGAGCACTACCTTGCCAAGGTAGATGTCGCGAGTTCGAATCTCGTCTCCCGCTCCACTTCTAAAGCCCTTTCTCATCTGAGAAGGGGCTTTTCATCTATACTTTTCTTCTGCTGGGGGTGCTCCGGTTTCGACAGAGGAACGGAAAGCGCTGCTGCGTGCCGAGGAGCCGTTGGCCTCGTAAACAAACGGCAAAGCCATTAACTGGCGAAAATAACTACGCTCTCGCTGCTTAAGTGAGACAGTGACCACGTAGCCCCGCCTTTGGCGACGTGTGAACTGAGACAAAAGAAGGCTAGCTTAGGTGAGGTTCCATAGCCAAAAGTGAAACCAAATGGAAATAAGGCGGACGGCAGCCTGTTTGCTGGCAGCCCAGGCCCGACAATTTAAGAGCAGACTACGCACGTAGATGCACGCTGGATGGACCTTTGGACGGCGGTTCGACTCCGCCCACCTCCACCACCTGACCACCCTCTGGGGTGGTTTTTTATTGCGCTATACTGCTGGCCTACGCTCTGTGCCGGGATGGCGGAATCGGTAGACGCAGCAGACTTAAAATCTGCCACCCGCAAGGGTGTACGGGTTCAAGTCCCGTTCTCGGCACCACTTTGCCCCTTTGCTTCTCAGCAGAGGGGTGTTTACTTCCCCGTAACGGGTGCGGCGTACAATCAGGTGCATGAGTGACCTATTGCGTTCCTGGAAGCCTGCACCACCCGGCTATAAACACGTGGTGAGCGTCTCCCTGGGAGGCAGTAAGCGCAATGCCCGCGAGGAGATAGAGGTGCTGGGGCAACCTTTCGTGCTGGAGCGTATTGGAACCGATGGGGACAGTAAGAAGGCGGCTCAGCTGTTCAGCGAACTGGACGGCCGTGTGGACGCTTTTGGCCTAGGCGGGGCGGACCTGTATGTGCTGGCGGACGGTCGACGCTACGCTTTCAGCAATATTCGCAAGCTGGTGGCGCATGCCCGGCAGACTCCGGTGCTGGACGGCTCGGGCCTAAAGAACACCTTGGAGCGTGAGGCTGTTGCTCAGCTGGATCCATTGCTGAACTGGAGAACCCGGCGGGTGCTGATGGTGAGTGCTGTAGACCGCTTCGGCATGGCTGAGGCTCTGGCAGAGGTGGGGGCCGACGTAGTGTATGGTGACCTGATTTTCGGGCTGAACCTGGACCTGCCGATTCGTAATATGGCGGCCCTGCGGCGGGCCGCCAGGGTACTGCTCCCACCGCTGACCACCTTGCCGCAGGACTGGTTCTATCCCACTGGGGCCAAGCAGGACACCAGTGTGCAGGGCAAGGGGACGCGCTATTACACCTGGGCGGATGTGATTGCCGGAGATACCCATTTCGTCAAGCGCTACGCTCCGCAGGACCTGCGCGGCAAGACGGTGCTGACCCAGACCATTACTGAGGCGGACCGCCAGTGGATGCACAACCGCGGCGTGGCCCGCCTGATTACCACCACGCCGCGCATGGGGTCGCGTAACTTCGCGACCAATGTGCTGGAAGCCTTTTTCGTGACTCTTAGTGGGAAGCGGGAAGCCCTGACGCCCCAAGAGTACTTGCACTACATCCATCAGGTGGGGTTCAAGCCTGAAGTCAGCGAGCTGAACTGAGGACGTCTGCAGCTGGAAAGATCAGCTACAGCACGCTGGCCAGGCGTCTGCTGGCCTGCTGCAGTTCCTCAGGGGTGAAGGCGGCGAAGCCCAGCAGCAGGCCTGGTGTTCTGGCGCTGCGGCCCCATTGGAACGCCTGCACGGGTGTCAGGTCCAGCCCCAGGGCTTCGGCCTGTTGGAGTAGGCGCGCCTCCTGTACTGCGGGCCAATGGGCAGTGAGGTGAAGCCCCCGTCCAGAGGAGAGAACCTCGGCCCCTAGCCCTACGACCTCCTGCACCAGGACCTCGTGCCGCGCTGCATAGATTCGCCGGGTGCGGCCCAAGTGGCGCGTGAAGTGGCCCTCAGCCATGAAGCATGCCAAGGTGGCGCTGTCACGCAGCGAGGAACCACCGTCCATCGCCTGTTTGACCGTAGTAAAGGTGCTGACCAGATGCGGCGGCACCACCAGAAACCCCAGCCGCAGTCCGGAAAAAAGGAAGGCCGAGAAGGTGCCCAGATGGATGACCCGGTCGCTGAGGGCCTGTAAAGGCGTGAGTGGTGGGCCAGCGTAGCGGTACTCGGAATCGTAATCGTCCTCCAAGATCCAGCCGCCACGCTCCGAAGCCCAGCGCAGCAGCTCCAGCCGCCGCTCGGGGCTGAGCAGGACTCCGCTTGGGAACTGGTGGGCTGGGGTCACACAGACCATGCGCAGATCACGCTGCCGCCAGAGAAGGGCCGGGTCCAGCCCCTGATGGTCAACCGGCAGGGGCACAGGCACCAGCCCAGCACCCAGCAGGGCCGCGCGGGTGCCGGGATACCCGGGCGACTCCAGCGCAGCCCGCTCGCCCTGGTCCAGCAGGGTGCGGGCAGCCAGGTCCAGTGCTTGCTGGGTGCCGGTGGTGATGATGACCTGGTCGGCCCGGCAATCCAGCCCGCGCTCCTGGCGCAGGTAAGCGGCCACCTGCTCGCGCAGCGGAGGCCAGCCTGCTGCCGAGCAGCGCTGGGCTGGGGACCAGTCGGCCTGAGCTTCAAGCCGCGCCCAGGTTTTCCACGGGAACAGCCGGGCGTCAGGGCGGGAGTGCCGAAAGGGCCGTAGGGGTCCAGTCTGCGTGGGGACAGTGGGCAGCTTGGCCAGTGCCAGCGCGCGTGCTGAGGGCTGGCCGGGCGCGTGGCCCGCTTCCGGCAAGAAACGCACGAAGGTGCCGGCCCCGACCCGGGCTTCAAGGTAGCCCTCGGCGCACAGGGTCTCGAAAACTTCGGTGACGGTGCCGCGTGAGACGCCGAGCAGCTCGGCCAGCTGCCGGGTAGGGGGTAAGCGCGTGCCGGCACCCAGCTGGCCAGTGGTGACCTGGGTACGCAGTGCAGCCGCCAGCTGCCGCGTAAGGGGCGTATCTGAGGCGCGGTCCAAGCGGAATTCCTGCCAGTCGCTCTGCATTGGTCTAGTGTAGTGCCCCAAAATTGGCTCTGTTATTGGACCAATTCCACCGGCATCATGACGGACATGACCGAGCAAAATGGAATGAGCGGACAACCCCAGGGCACGCAGGCTCCCGACGTGCAAAAGGTGCAGCGCGGCTTTGCCGAGATGTTCAAGGGCGGCGTGATTATGGATGTGGTGACTGCCGACCAGGCCCGCATTGCCGAGGAAGCCGGTGCAACTGCCGTGATGGCCCTGGAACGCGTGCCGGCCGATATCCGCAAAGACGGCGGCGTGGCCCGCATGAGCGACCCCAAGATGATTAAGGAGATCATCGGCGCCGTCAGCATTCCCGTGATGGCGAAAGTGCGTATCGGGCACATCGTGGAAGCGCAGATTCTGCAGGCCATCGGGGTGGACTTTATTGACGAATCCGAAGTGCTGACCCCCGCCGATGATCAGTATCACATCGACAAGCACGCCTTCAAGGTGCCGTTCGTGTGTGGGGCAAAGAATCTGGGCGAGGCGCTGCGCCGCGTGGGCGAGGGAGCAGCCATGATTCGCACCAAGGGCGAAGCCGGCACCGGCAACATCATTGAGGCAGTGCGCCATGCCCGCACGGTGCTGGGCGAAATCCGCCAGATTCAGGCCCGTCCGGTAGAAGAGCTGATGACCGTGGCCCGTGACCTGAGCGCCCCCTACGACTTGGTGCGCTACGTACACGAGCACGGCAAGCTGCCAGTAGTGAACTTCGCGGCCGGTGGTGTGGCGACCCCCGCCGACGCCGCGCTGATGATGCAGCTGGGCCTGGACGGCGTGTTCGTGGGCAGCGGCATCTTCAAGAGCGACAATCCTGAGCGCCGCGCCAAAGCCATCGTGCAGGCCGTGACGCACTACCAGAACGCCGAACTGCTGGCCGAGCTGAGCGAGGACCTTGGGGCTCCTATGACGGGTATCAACATCGACGCGCTGCTGCCCGAGGAGCGCCTGGCGACGCGTGGCTGGTAACCTGCGGCCTCAGGTGGGCGTGCTGGCCCTGCAAGGGGCCTTCCGTGAGCACCGACAGGCGCTGGAGCGGCTAGGGGCCGAGGTGCGCGAGGTGCGCCTGCCCGCTGACCTGGCGGGCCTGAGCGGTGTGGTGATGCCCGGCGGCGAAAGCACCACCATGCGCCGGCTGCTGGCCGCGACTGGGCTGCATGGGGCGCTGCTGGAATTCGTGCAGGGCGGCGGGGGGCTGTGGGGCACCTGCGCGGGGGCCATCCTGCTGGCCCGCGATATCACCGGCGATTCGGACGTGCCGGGGCTGCCGCCTGCGCTGGGGCTGCTGGACATGGCCGTGCAGCGCAATGCCTACGGGCGGCAGGTGGATTCGTTCACCGCCTCCCTGAACGTGCGCGGTCTGGAGGCGCCTTTCGAGGCGTTCTTTATCCGTGCTCCGGTCATCACAGAGGTGGGGGCTGGGGTAGAGGTGCTGGCCGAGCACGCCGGGCAGCCGGTGGCGGTACGCGGGGGACGGCTGATGGCCACCACCTTTCACCCGGAACTGAGCGGAGACGACAGCTTCCACCGCCTCTTCCTGAACATGCTGCCTTGAAGCGAAAATCAGAGGGATGATGACCACTTTTCCCGGCCACCATCCCTCTGATCTAGGTTTCCTGCAAGCGGCTCAGTCGGCGCCGTGGGCAAGCTGCGACTGCATCTCGGCGTAGCCCGGCTGCGCGAACCCCTGACGGTGCAGCGCTGTGGCCACGGCATCCCGTAACTCGTCGAGCCCCTGGCGCTTGAAAGCGCTGATGGCCACCGTCTGCACGCCGGCCTGCTCCAGCCGCTCCTGCAAGCGGGCCAGCTCGGCGGGGCGGGCCTGGTCCACTTTGTTCAGGGCCACGACGGCTGGCAGGTCCGCCAGCTCCAGGTCATCCAGAATGCGTGTCACAGCCTCGAAGTGCAGTTCGGCGGCGTCACTGCTGGCGTCCAGCACATGCACCAGCACGTCCGAATCCCCGATTTCTTCCAGTGTGGCGCGGAAAGCGCGGCTCAGGTCAGCCGGTAGGTCGCGTATAAAGCCCACGGTGTCGGTCAGGACCACTTGCCCCACGCCGCTCAGGTAGCCCTGACGGCTGGTGGGGCGCAGCGTGGCGAACAGCTTGTTCTCGGCCAGGACGCGGCGGGGCTCCTCGGCGGCGTGGGTCAGGGCATTGAGCAGGGTGGACTTGCCGGCGTTGGTATAGCCCACGATGCCCACCACCGGCACATCGTTGCGGGCGCGGCTCTTGCGGCGCTGTTCGCGGCGTACCGCCACCTCGCGCAGTTGCCCTTCCAGAAAGGCGATGCGGTCATTGATGCGGCGGCGGTCCAGCTCCAGCTTGGTTTCACCGGGGCCACGGGTGCCGATGGCCCCGCTGGCCGCACTGCCGCCCGAAGCCCCGATACGTGACAGCTGAGCGCCGGCGCCCAGCAAGCGGGGCTTCATGTAGCGCAGCTGTGCCAGCTCCACCTGGAGGCGGGATTCCTGGCCCTGCGCGTGCTGCGCGAAAATGTCCAGAATCAGCTGAGTGCGGTCCACCACCTTCAGGCCGGTGGCCGCCTCAATTTCACGGGCCTGGGCCGGGCCCAGCTCCTGCCCGAATATCACCAGGTCGGCGTCCAGGTGATAGGCGCGTGAGGTCAGTTCCTCGAGCTTGCCGGCCCCGACCAGCGTGCCGGCTTTGAGGTTGCGGCGGTAGACCAGCTCGCGGTAGACCACGGCAGCCCCGGCGGTGCGGGCCAGTTCACCCAGCTCGGCCAAGCGCTCTTCGGCGTCCACTTCGCCGGTATCTATCTGCACCAAGATGGCCTGCTCGCGCTCCTTTTGCGCCTCGCGGGTGCGGGCGGCGCGCGCAATTTCCTCTTCCAGGGCCGAAACCTGCGCTCCCAGGTCGAACTCGTCAATTTCGTAGCTGGGTACGGCCGGCAGGATGCGCCAGTCCTCTTCCTCGGCGGCACTGCCGGGAGGCGTGAGGTGGGCAGTATGCACACGGCCGGGGCGGCCCTCACTGTCAACTTCAATCGCGCTGACGGCGTCCAGTCGCCGCATAAACAGCGTGGAGAGGTCACTCTTACTCAGCTCGCCGCCGCGTGGGTGGGTGTGCAGCAGGTGATAGCCCGACAGGCGGTTCTCGCCCTGACGGTTTTCGGGCAGCTCGGTGCCCTTGGCATCGGCTACGCTGACACTCAGCACCCGGCCCCGGCGGTCAATCAGCACGCTGACTTCACGGCGCACATCGGCCGACAGCTCGGCGAGGTTACGGGCCAGTTCGGGCGAGCCTATCCGCCCCGGCTCAATGCGGCGGCGGTAGAGGTTTTCCAGCGACTTGAGCTGTGCCTTTTTCAGGCCCGAGGTGTTTCCATGTACTTTGGTAATGGTTCGCTACCTTCTTCCTTGATTTCTCAGTGAATGCTCTGTCTGTCGGGCCAGCGGGCCACACAGATATCGGTTCAGAAAAAACAATTTGACGACACCGGCTTTTATTATCGCGGCCGCCCCACACGGGAACGTGAGGGGCGAGTTGGGGCAGCGCCCATGCTCGTGGGGCGACATGCTCCAGCGATAAGGCGGCATGCAGTAACAAAAAAAGCCGCCCGATTGGACGACCCGTTGCATTCCTGCGCCTTGTTTCCTGGCGGAGAGGGTGGGATTCGAACCCACGGTACGGCAGGACCGTACAACGGTTTTCGAGACCGCCCCATTCAACCACTCTGGCACCTCCCCCCGCCGCTTTGGCAATTGGGCGCAAGTGCGTCGGGAAGTATAGCAACTTCCAGGGCGCATGGCAAAATCCGGGGCGGAGAGCCAGAAGACAACAAAAAAGCCCGCCTAAAGGCGGACCTTGATGGTGGGTTGTGTAGGGCTCGAACCTACGACCCGCTGATTAAAAGTCAGCTGCTCTGCCAACTGAGCTAACAACCCCTGCTCTGCGGCGTCGCCTGTACGGCATCACCATAAAACAGCGAAAACAAAGATAACATGGGTTTCCGGGATATATGTAACCTGTGATACATAAACGGACTCGCTTAAGGCCTGCGTAGGGCCAGAGCCTCTTCGGCCTCCCGAGTTTCGTTCCAGGGGACAGTTTCGGTGTCCCGCTCCAGGGTATCTTCGGGGCCCTTGCCGGCCAGCAGCACTGTGTCGCCGGGCTGTGCCTGGGTGACCGCGTAGCGGATGGCTTCCTGCCGGTCCGGAATGGACCTGAAGTTGCTGTGCCCCCCTTCGCGGGCGCCGCGCTCCATCGCGGCTAGGATGTCCTGCAAGGGAGTTTCGCGGTGGTCCTCCTCAGTGAAAATGGCCTGGTCGGCGCAGCGTCCGGCCACCTCGCCTAGCGGCGCACGCTTGAGGGGGTCGCGGTTGCCGCCTGCCGAGCCGATCACCACCCACAGCTGTCCCCCGGTGGTGCTGCGGAGGGTCTGTAGGGCTTTTTCCAGGCTGGGTGGCGTGTGGGCAAAGTCCACGATGACGCGGGGCTGTGGACCGGCAGGCCCACGCACCAGCTGCATCCGCCCTGGCACGCCACCAAACGACGCCAGCCCGGCCTGAAGCTGCTCGGCGGTGGCTCCCAGGTGGGCTGCTGCGGCCATCGCAGCCAGGGCATTGGCAACGTTGAAAGCTCCGATCATGGGCAGCTCGGCCGCGAACTCGCCCAGCGGCGAGTGCACCCGGAAGCTCAGGCCGCGCCCGCTCTGCTGTACCTTGTCTGCCTGCCAGTCGGCCGCTCCCCCCTCAGCGGA is a genomic window of Deinococcus proteolyticus MRP containing:
- a CDS encoding sigma 54-interacting transcriptional regulator — encoded protein: MTPSTTQPDAQTLAELLALPDYVGRQPFDGRTLTVQDEVRRNLTRKLRAGERLFEGVVGYEETVIPQLINALLARQNFILLGLRGQAKSRILRAITSLLDEHVPVIAGMDFADDPLNPITAEGKERVEQEGGALPVRWVPRSERYVEKLATPDVTVADLIGDVDPIKAARLGTSLGDSRSMHFGLLPRANRGIFAVNELADLSPKVQVALFNILQEGDVQIKGFPVRLELDVMLVFSANPEDYTARGKIVTPLKDRIGSEIRTHYPRDVRQGMEITLQEADRQPDVQIPDFVAELIEEIAFQAREDGRIDRLSGVSQRLPISLMELAAANAERRSLVTGAAPVVRVSDIYAGLPAITGKMELEYEGELKGAENVAKELIRKAAGAVYGRRFSSLSTAGLEEWFEQGNVFRFPQSGAAQDIATSLAEVPDLTDLTSAVAEGTDAELQASAAEFVLEGLYGRKKLSRAEELYAAPEPELKAGRGGRWN
- a CDS encoding PLP-dependent aminotransferase family protein translates to MQSDWQEFRLDRASDTPLTRQLAAALRTQVTTGQLGAGTRLPPTRQLAELLGVSRGTVTEVFETLCAEGYLEARVGAGTFVRFLPEAGHAPGQPSARALALAKLPTVPTQTGPLRPFRHSRPDARLFPWKTWARLEAQADWSPAQRCSAAGWPPLREQVAAYLRQERGLDCRADQVIITTGTQQALDLAARTLLDQGERAALESPGYPGTRAALLGAGLVPVPLPVDHQGLDPALLWRQRDLRMVCVTPAHQFPSGVLLSPERRLELLRWASERGGWILEDDYDSEYRYAGPPLTPLQALSDRVIHLGTFSAFLFSGLRLGFLVVPPHLVSTFTTVKQAMDGGSSLRDSATLACFMAEGHFTRHLGRTRRIYAARHEVLVQEVVGLGAEVLSSGRGLHLTAHWPAVQEARLLQQAEALGLDLTPVQAFQWGRSARTPGLLLGFAAFTPEELQQASRRLASVL
- the pdxS gene encoding pyridoxal 5'-phosphate synthase lyase subunit PdxS — protein: MSGQPQGTQAPDVQKVQRGFAEMFKGGVIMDVVTADQARIAEEAGATAVMALERVPADIRKDGGVARMSDPKMIKEIIGAVSIPVMAKVRIGHIVEAQILQAIGVDFIDESEVLTPADDQYHIDKHAFKVPFVCGAKNLGEALRRVGEGAAMIRTKGEAGTGNIIEAVRHARTVLGEIRQIQARPVEELMTVARDLSAPYDLVRYVHEHGKLPVVNFAAGGVATPADAALMMQLGLDGVFVGSGIFKSDNPERRAKAIVQAVTHYQNAELLAELSEDLGAPMTGINIDALLPEERLATRGW
- the pdxT gene encoding pyridoxal 5'-phosphate synthase glutaminase subunit PdxT; the protein is MAGNLRPQVGVLALQGAFREHRQALERLGAEVREVRLPADLAGLSGVVMPGGESTTMRRLLAATGLHGALLEFVQGGGGLWGTCAGAILLARDITGDSDVPGLPPALGLLDMAVQRNAYGRQVDSFTASLNVRGLEAPFEAFFIRAPVITEVGAGVEVLAEHAGQPVAVRGGRLMATTFHPELSGDDSFHRLFLNMLP
- the hflX gene encoding GTPase HflX; protein product: MTKVHGNTSGLKKAQLKSLENLYRRRIEPGRIGSPELARNLAELSADVRREVSVLIDRRGRVLSVSVADAKGTELPENRQGENRLSGYHLLHTHPRGGELSKSDLSTLFMRRLDAVSAIEVDSEGRPGRVHTAHLTPPGSAAEEEDWRILPAVPSYEIDEFDLGAQVSALEEEIARAARTREAQKEREQAILVQIDTGEVDAEERLAELGELARTAGAAVVYRELVYRRNLKAGTLVGAGKLEELTSRAYHLDADLVIFGQELGPAQAREIEAATGLKVVDRTQLILDIFAQHAQGQESRLQVELAQLRYMKPRLLGAGAQLSRIGASGGSAASGAIGTRGPGETKLELDRRRINDRIAFLEGQLREVAVRREQRRKSRARNDVPVVGIVGYTNAGKSTLLNALTHAAEEPRRVLAENKLFATLRPTSRQGYLSGVGQVVLTDTVGFIRDLPADLSRAFRATLEEIGDSDVLVHVLDASSDAAELHFEAVTRILDDLELADLPAVVALNKVDQARPAELARLQERLEQAGVQTVAISAFKRQGLDELRDAVATALHRQGFAQPGYAEMQSQLAHGAD